A single Rhodoligotrophos defluvii DNA region contains:
- a CDS encoding 1-phosphofructokinase family hexose kinase, with amino-acid sequence MKPIVTLTLNPSIDGAAQTHVVRPIRKIRTSDERYDPGGGGINVARVVQELGGTAFATYLAGGATGRVLDDLLESAAIMRRRISIDDHTRISHAVYERSSGLEYRFVPEGPVVREAEWRACLEALEDLDCDYLVASGSLPRGIPEDFYAIIADRADRNGFKLVLDTSGAALRRALERGVHLVKPNLGEFESMRGRKLPNPALQEEAARELVRSGAAEIVALTLGRDGALLVSDQSVLRLAAPDVTVKSAVGAGDSFVAAMTLGLARERPVADAFAYGMAAGAAAVLSAGTGLCRREDVERLYGEIKMNLPQPR; translated from the coding sequence ATGAAACCCATCGTTACGTTGACGTTGAATCCGTCCATCGACGGTGCCGCCCAGACGCACGTCGTACGGCCGATTCGCAAGATACGTACCTCGGACGAACGCTACGACCCGGGCGGAGGCGGGATCAACGTGGCTCGGGTGGTCCAGGAACTCGGTGGCACGGCCTTCGCCACCTACCTTGCGGGCGGCGCGACCGGCCGCGTGCTCGACGATCTTCTGGAATCCGCAGCAATTATGCGGCGGCGAATCTCAATCGACGACCACACCCGGATTAGCCACGCCGTCTACGAACGATCGAGCGGCCTTGAGTATCGTTTTGTGCCCGAAGGACCCGTGGTCCGCGAGGCCGAGTGGCGGGCCTGCCTGGAAGCGCTGGAGGATCTCGACTGCGACTATCTTGTCGCGAGCGGCAGCTTGCCCCGTGGCATACCGGAAGATTTTTATGCCATCATTGCGGACCGCGCCGACCGAAATGGATTCAAACTGGTGCTCGACACCTCGGGCGCTGCACTGCGTAGGGCGCTCGAACGCGGCGTCCATCTGGTCAAACCCAATCTCGGCGAGTTCGAATCTATGCGCGGACGGAAACTTCCCAACCCGGCGTTGCAGGAGGAAGCCGCCCGGGAACTTGTCCGCTCGGGAGCAGCCGAAATCGTGGCGCTTACCTTGGGGCGTGACGGCGCGCTGCTCGTCAGCGATCAGAGCGTCCTGCGCCTGGCCGCACCCGATGTGACCGTAAAAAGCGCCGTGGGCGCTGGCGACAGCTTTGTCGCGGCCATGACGCTCGGCCTTGCACGAGAGCGCCCGGTCGCGGACGCGTTCGCCTATGGGATGGCCGCCGGAGCCGCCGCGGTGCTGTCGGCGGGTACCGGACTGTGCCGGCGCGAGGACGTCGAGCGGCTCTATGGCGAAATTAAGATGAACTTACCCCAGCCGCGATAG